The genomic DNA GGGGTTGAAGGCCAGCGGGGGGGGCGGGAACAGCATGACGACAGTGGAGCCGAGCAGGAAGCGGCCCATCTCCTCGCCCTGCCCGAGCACGATCTGCTGGTCGGCGTAGTGCCATTCGCGCAGCTCGCCGCCGCGCGGCGGATTGACCACGCCGTGCCACACGGTGGCCATGCTGCCGACGATGGTGGCGCCCACCAGCACCAGCACGAAGGGGCCATGCGCCGATTCGAAGACGCACACCACGCGCTCGTTGCGCGCGAACAGCCCGGGCACGCCGCGCGCGGTGACCGGGTTGACCGAGAACAGGTCGCCGGGCACGTGGATCATGCGCACCAGGCGCCCCTCGCACGGCATGTGGATGCGGTGGTAGTCCTTCGGGCTCAGGTACAGCGTGGCGAAGCTGCCGTGCGCGAAGCGCGCCGCGAGCACCGCGTCGCCGCCGACCAGCGCGGTGGTGCTGTAGTTGTGGCCCTTGGCCTGGAAGATCTGGTCGCCCTCGATGGCGCCGAACTGGCTGATCGCGCCGTCCACCGGGCACACGAGGTCGGCCTGCGCGAGCGGCCGCACGCCGGGCTTGAGCGCGCGCGTGAAGAACTGGTTGAAGCTCTTGTAGTGGTTGATGTCGGATTCGAGCGCCTCGTCCATGTCGACGCCGTACTTGGCAACGAAGCGCCGGATGATCCAGGTGGTGACGGCGCCGCGTTCCTTGCCCGCGACCCAGCCGGCGAAGTTCGTCAGGGCCTGCTTGGGGAACAGGTATTGGGGCAGTACGGCAGAGCGGTCGGACACGTGTGGGAGGCCTGGAATGCCTGGAGTGCGGATTGGAGGGGCATTCTATAAAGGGCTCCGGGGCCCGGAAGTAGGAGGCTTCCCTTGTATCCGGCACCTCGTCTCGTACCCGGGGCGCGCCTTGCGGACGCCCCGACCGAAGTCAGTCCGCCTTGATGCCTGCCGCCTTGATCACCTGCGCCCACTTCTCGACCTCGGCCTTCTGGAAGGCCGCGATCTTTGCCGTGCCGAGGTCGGCGGGCTCCATGCCGAAGCCCTTGAGCTTTTCCTGCATCTCGGGCGTGGCGAGGATCTTACGGATCTCGGTGTGCAGCCGCTCGACGATGGGCGCCGGCGTGCCCGCGGGCACGAAGATCGCCTGCCACGACAGCACCTCGAAGTCCTGCAGGCCCGCGATGCCGGACTCCGCAACCGTCGGCACGTCGGGCATCGAGGCTAGGCGCTTGGCCGAGGTCACGGCAATGGCGCGCAGCTTGCCGCTCTGGATGTGCGGACCCGCCACCACCGTGGTGTCGAACATCATGTCGACCTGGCCGCCGATTACGTCCTGGATCGCCGGGCCGCTGCCCTTGTACGGAATGTGCGTGAACTTCACGCCCGACTTGAACGCCAGCAGTTCGAGCGACAGGTGCTGCGAGGTCCCGGTGCCGGCCGAGGCCGACGAGAGCCCGCCCGACTTGGTCTTGCTGGCTTCCAGCACGTCCTTCAGCGTCTTGTAGGGGCTGGCCTGGTTGACCACCAGCACCAGCGGGTTGGTGCCGATCAGCGTCACCGGGGCAAACGACTTCTGCGGGTCGTAGCCGAGCTTCGGATACAGGCTCACGTTGATGGCGTGCGAACTGATCGTGCCGCCCACCATCGTGAAGCCGTCGGGTGCTGCGCGCGAGCCGATTTCCGAGCCCACGCTGCCGCCGGCGCCGCCCTTGTTGTCGATGATCACGCTCGTGCCCAGCACCGGACCGAGCTTCTGGCCGATCAGGCGGGCCAGCACGTCGGTCGTGCCGCCCGCGGGAAAGGGCACGAGGTAGGTGATGGCCTTGCCCGTGGGCCAGTTGCCGGGGCCCTGCGCGAACGCGGGCAGGCCCGCGGCGAGCGAAGAGGCGAGGGCGGTGCGGATCAATGTGCGGCGTTGCATGGCGATATCTCCTTTGATGATGTTGATGGCCGTCGTCGCGTCACGGTGCGTCGACGATTTCGATCCAGTTCGGGTTCTTGCCCGCGGCGATGCGCGAAGGCTTGCCCAGCGCACCGGTCGCGGAATCGATGGGGTACAGCGAAACGCCGTGCGACTCCTGCCCGGCGGCAATCAGGTAGCGGCCGCTGGAATCGATCGCGAAGCCGCGCGGCCCTTTCTCGGTCGGCGTCTGGCCCAGCGGCTGCAGCTGGCCGCTCGCCGCGTCCACCCTGAACGCCGAGAGCGTGCTCGAGGTGCGCTCCGAGGCGTACAGGAAGCGCCCGTCGGGCGACAGGTGCAGGTCGGCCGCCCAGGGCTTGCCCGTGAAGCCCGGCGGCAGCGTGGTGGTGCTCTGCTCCAGCTTGAGCGTGCCGCGCGCCGCGTCCCATGCGTACACCTGCAGGGACGCGTCGAGCTCGTTCAGCAGGTAGACGTGCCGCTGCGCCTTGTCCCAGACGAAGTGGCGCGGCCCCGACTTGGCGGTGCCCATGGTCAGCGGCGGATCGTTGGCCGACAGCAGTCCTTTGTCCGCATCGAAGCGCCAGCTCGACACGTGGTCGCCGCCCAGGCTGGTGGCGAGCACGAAGCGGTTGCCCGCATCGGCGTGCACCGCATGCGCGTTCGGCCCGGTCTGGACCAGCTGCTGGATCGGGCCCACCGCGCCGTCCTTGCCGATGGCGTTGACCGAAATCTTGCCGCCCTGGTAGGAAGCCGCGAAGAGCCACTTGCCGCTCGCGTCGAGGTCGATGTTGGCCATGCTGTCGGCCAGCGGCGCCTCGCCGAGCTTCTGCAGCTTGCCGGTGGCCGCGTCGATCGACATGCTGACCACGCGGAACGGCTGCGAGCGCAGTGCGGCGTAGAGCACGCGCTTGTCGTGGCTCACGGCCATCGGCATCACCGTGCCGCCGACGTTGAGCGTCTGCACCGGCTTGAGCACGCCTTCCGCGCGATCCAGCTCGAGCACCGAGATCTCCTGGCTGTCGGCGTTGGACACGTAGACCCAGGTGGCGGCCCAGGCGTGGCCCATGGCGGCAACGGACAGCAGCGCAGCCGCGCCCTGAAGCGCGCGAAGGATGGGAGTGCGGCGGTTCATGGCTTGATGTTGAGTTTGGCGATCAGCGCCTTGAAGTAGGCGTTGTCCTTGGCCAGGGTTTCCTTGAACACTGCGCCGTCCGTGTAGACGTAGCCGAGGTTCTGCCGGTCCATCACTTCATGCATGAGCGGCTCGGCGGCCGTCCTGGCCGTGATCTCGCGCAGCTTGGCCATCACTTCGGGCGGCGTGTTCTTGGGGGCGCCGAGGCCGCGCCAGGTGCCGATCGACAGGTCGATGCCGCGCTCCTTGGCGGTAGGCACCTTGTCGAAGCCCTTCACGCGCTTGTCGGCCATGACCATCAGCACCTTGAGCTTGCCGGACTGCACATGCGTCGTGACTTCGGCCGGGCTTACCGCCACGGCCTCGATGTGTCCGCCCAGCAGCGCCAGCACCGCGGGCGCCGCACCCTGGAACGGGATATGGCCGAACCTGGTGCCGGTCTTGTCTTCGAGCGCTGCGGCCGCCAGGTGCCAGATCGAGCCGTTGCCCGAGTTGCCGACGCGCACGCCCTCGGGCGACTTCCTTGCCGCCGCCAGGAATTCCTCGATCGTGTTCCACGGCGCATCGGCCTTGACGGTGATGGCGGCCGGGTCGGCGTTGAGCTGCGCGATGGGCTGGAAGTCGTCGTAGTTGAACTTGGCCAGGCCCAGGTGCGGCAGCGTCAGCAGTTCCACCGTGAGCACCGCGAGCTTGTAGCCGTCGGGCTTGGCGTTGATCACCTCGGTCCAGCCGATGGCGCCGCCCGCGCCCGGGCGGTTGACGATCACGATGCTCTGCGAGATGTGCTTGCGGCTGGCCTCGGAGAAGGCGCGCGCCAGGCCGTCGGTGCCGCCGCCCGGCTGGTAGGGCACCAGCAGCTCGATCGTGCGGTTCGGAAAGTCGCCCGCCTGCGCCGCGGCAGGCGCGGCGAACCCGAGCGAAAGGGCGCACGCGGCCGAAAGGGTGGCGAGGCCGCCAAGGAATCTGCTTCTCTTCATCAGTTGTTGTCTCCGTTATTGATCTGATTCCCGTGTCTCGAAAAAGCGCGCTCTGCCGCGTCAGGGCATGTACTGCCCGCCATTCACTTCGATCACCTGGCCGGTCACGTAGCCCGAAAGCTGTTCCGAAGCCAGGTAGAGGAAGGCGCCCACGCATTCGTCGGGCGTGCCGATGCGGCCCATGGGAATGGCAGTGCGGAACGATTCGAGCATTGCGGGCGTCGAGAAGCGGTCCTGGAACGGCGTCTGGATCACGCCGGGCGCCACCGCGTTGACGCGGATGCTGTCGCCGACGAGCTCCCTCGCGAGTCCGTGCGTGGCCGTGCTCACGAAGCCCTTGGAGCCCGCGTACAGGTAGGCGCCCGGCCCGCCGCCGGTGCGCGCCGCGACCGAGGTCACGTTGATGATGTTGCCGCCGCCCTGGGTGCGCATCAGCGGCACCACCTCGCGCGCAAACGCGAGCACCGAGCGTGCGTTGATGTGCATCACCTCGTCGAACAGCGCATCGTCGAACTCGGCGATGGGCACGCGCTTGACCAGGCTGCCGGCGTTGTTCACCAGCACGTCGATGCGGCCGAAGCGCGCCGCCGCCTGCTTGACGCATTCGCGGATCGCGGCGGTGTCGCGCACGTCGGCCTGCAGTGCAAAGGCGTCGCCGCCGGCCTTGCGGATGGTCTCGACGACCTGGTTGGCGGCATCGGCCGAGCTGTTGTAGTGCACCGCCACGCGCATGCCGCGCGCCGCGAACGCAATGGCCACGGCGGCGCCGATGCCGGTGCTGGCGCCGGTAACCAGCGCTGTCTTGCCCTTGAGGTCTTCCATGGATGTTCCTTTCGAGGTCGGTGGGTTCAGGTCACGGGTGCCGGGTTGAACAGCACCAGCGCGTTGTGCAGCTTCCACTGTTCGGCCCAGGTCTTCCTGCGGCCGCTGGCCACGTCGAGCATCAGGCGGAACAGCTCCCAGCCGATGTCCTCGATGGTGGCGTCGCCGTCGGCGATGCGGCCCGCGTTCACGTCCATCAGGTCGTGCCAGCGGCGCGCCAGGTCGCTGCGCGTGGCCACCTTGATCACCGGCACCTCGGCCAGGCCGTAGGGCGTGCCGCGGCCGGTGGTGAACACGTGCAGGTTCATGCCGGCGGCCAGCTGCAGCGTGCCGCAGATGAAGTCGCTGGCAGGCGTGGCGGCATAGAGCAGGCCCTTCTGCCTGGCCTTCTCGCCCGGCGAGACCACGCCGGAGATCGGCGCGCTGCCGCTCTTGACGATCGAGCCCATGGCCTTCTCCACGATGTTCGAGAGCCCGCCCTTCTTGTTGCCCGGCGTGGTGTTGGCGCTGCGGTCGACGCGGCCGCGGTCCAAGTAGGCGTCGTACCAGGCCATCTCGCGGATCATGGCCTCGGCCACCTCGGGGGTGGTGGCGCGCGAGGTGAGCTGGTCGATGCCGTCGCGCACCTCGGTCACTTCCGAGAACATCACGGTGGCGCCGGCGCGCACCAGCAGGTCGGTGCAGAAGCCCACGGCCGGATTGGCCGTGACGCCCGAAAACGCGTCGCTGCCGCCGCACTGCACGCCCACCACCAGCTCGCTGGCCGGCACGGTTTCGCGCCGGCGGGCGTTGAGCCGCTCCAGATGCTCCTCGGCCTGCCGCATGATCGAGTCGATCATCGACATGAAGCCGACGTGCGCGTCGTCCTGCAGGCACACCACGTCGAGCTTGGCATTGGCCGTCTCGCCCACGTCGGCCACATTGCGCTCGTCCACCAGCGCGATGCTGCCCGGCGGCAGCAGGCGCTCGGGCTGCAGCTTCTCGCAGCCCAGGCTGATGACCATCACCTCGCCGCCGAAGTTCGGGTTGAGGCTGATGTTGCGCAGCGTGCGGATCGGAATGACGGCATCGGGCGCATCGATGGCCACGCCGCAGCCGTAGCTGTGCGACAGGCCCACCACGTCGTCGACGTGGGGGTACTTGGGCAGCAGCTCGGCCTTGATGCGCTGCACCGCGAAATCGACCACGCCCGCCACGCACTGCACGGTCTGCGTGATGGCGAGGATGTTGCGCGTGCCCACCGACCCGTCGAGGTTGCGGTAGCCCTCGAAGGTATAGCCCTCGAGCGGCGGCTGCGCGGGCGGCCGCACGGTGGCGATCGGCAGGCCTTCGAGCTCGCGCGCGGCGGGCATCTGCAGCAGGCGCTCGTGCACCCAGCTGCCAGCCGGGATCGGCTTCAGGGCATAGCCGATCGGCACGTTGTAGCGCCGCACCACGCCGCCTTCGGGAATGTCTTCCAGCGCCACCTTGTGTGCCTGCGGCACCTTGTCGACCAGCACGAGGCCGGACGCGAGCACGGTGCCGGCGGGCAGGCCGCCGTCGTTGGCCACGATGGCGACGTTGTCCGCTGCGTGCATGCGGATGAAGAGCGGTGCTCGGGTGTTCGGATCGGTCATCGCGGAACCTCTGTCTTGGCTGCTGTTACTTCACCACCATGAACATGCTCGGCAGCCAGGTCGAGAACGCCGGCACGAAGGTGACCACCGCCAGCGCGAAGATCAGCGCGCCGTAGAACGGCCAGATGGTCTTCATCACCGTGCCCACCGACACGCCGCCGATCGCACAGCCCACGAACTGCGTGGTGCCCACCGGCGGCGTGTTCAGGCCGAGCGCACAGTTGATCAGCATCACGATGCCGAACTGCACCGAGCTCATGCCGTAGTGCTGTGCGATCGGCAGGAAGATCGGCGTGCACAGCAGGATCGTTGCCGCCATGTCGAGGAAGGTGCCCAGCACGAACAGGATGATGTTGATGAGCAGGAAGATCACCCACGGCGTGCTCGTGATCTGCGACAGCATCTGGCCCGTGAGCTCGGCCACGCCATACAGGCTGATCAGGTAGCCGAAGGTGCTCGAGATGCCGATCAGCAGCAGGATCACGCCGGTGGTGCGCACTGCTTTCGAGGCCGCCTTCACGAAGTGCTCCCACTTCAGCGTGCGATAGACGAAGATGGTGAGCGCCAGCGCATAGAGCACCGCCACGGCCGCCGACTCCGTTGCCGTGAAGATGCCCGACAGGATGCCGCCGAGGATCAGCACCACGATGAACAGGCCCGGCAGCGCCGCCGCGAACGAGCGCGCCACGATGGCCCAGCCCGGGAAGCTGCCGGCCGGATAGCCGCGCTTCACCGCCACCAGGTAGGCGGCCGCGAGGTTGCTGAGGGTGAGCACCGCCGCCGGCAGCAGCGCCGCCAGGATCAGTGCCGCGATCGACACCTTGCCGCCCGCCGCGAGCGAATAGATGATCAGGTTGTGGCTGGTCGGCATCAGCGCGCCGACGAGGGCCGCATGGGTCGTCACGTTGACGGCGTAGTCGGCGTGGTAGCCCTCCTTCTTCATCATCGGGATCATCACGGCGCCCATGGCCGAGACGTCCGCCACGGGCGAGCCCGAGACGCCGCCGAACAGCGTGCAGGCCACCACGTTCGACATGCCGAGCCCGCCGCGCACGTGGCCCACGAGGTTGCGCGCGAAGTTGACGATGCGGTCCGCGATGCCGCCGTAGAGCATCAGCTCGCCGGCAAAGATGAAGAACGGAATCGCAAGGAACGAGAAGATGCCCATGCCCGAGGTCATCTGCTGGAAGCCGACCTCCAGCGGCAGGCCTTCATACAGCAGCGTGGACAGGGCCGAGAGGCCGATGGAGAAAGCGACCGGCACGCCCAGCAGCAGGAAGAGCGTGAACGAGAGGCAGAGAATCAACAGAGGAATGGTCATGATCTGGCCGCCTCGCCGGTGGTGGGGGCGCAATGGACTGTTCGGGGAATGCCGCGGAACCGGCTTTGCCGGGCCGCAGGCATTGCCCCCTGCAAGGGGGGTGGAGAAGCGACACGAAGTGCGCGAAGCCTGGGGGTGTGCATTGGTTATCCCCAGGCGGGTTCGACTTCGCGGCCTTGGGCGAGCGCGATGATGTGTTCGATGGAGAACATCACGATGAGGACGCCGGCCGCCGAGGCGGGCACGTATTTCCAGCCCTCGGAGATCCAGAGCGTGGGCAGCCGGTAGTCCCACACCGATTCGGCAAGGGAGGCGCAATTCCAGGCCATGGCCAGGCCGAACAGCAGGATCAGCGCGTGGATCAGGTATTCCATCTTCAGCCGCAGCCAGTCGGGCGCGAGCACGAGAAAGGATTCGAGGCCGATGTGGCCCGCGTCGCGCACGCCGACGGCGACGCCGAACATCGTGACGTAGAGCACCAGCAGCAGCGCCAGGCTTTCAGCCCAGGTGGGGGTGTTGTTGAGCACATAGCGGCCGAACACCTGCCAGCTCACGGCGCAGATCACCGCGACGAGCCCGAGGATGCCCAACCACATGCAGGCACGGGCGAGGGTGCGGCAAAGTTTGGTGTACATGAAAGTTCTTCTCTGTCTTACTCCCTCCCCTTCCGGGGGAGGGCAGGGGTGGAGGCAAGCAGCGTCTCTATGCCAGCGCCGTCGTGCCCCCATCCCAACCTTCCCCCGGAAGGGGAAGGAGCCAATCAGCAGATGGATTTGCTTACTTCGTGTCCTGCACGCGCTTGACCAGGTCCTTGAGCTTCGCGTCCGTGATGAACTTGTCGTACACCGGCTTCATCGCGGCCTGGAACGGCGCCTTGTCGACCTCGATGATCTCGGCGCCGCCGGCCTTCACCGTGGCGAGCGACTTGATCTCGCGCTCTTCCCACTGCTTGCGCATGTAGGGCACCGACTCCTTGGCGGCCTGGCGGATCCAGCCCTGCTCCTCGGCCGAGAGCTTGTCCCACACGCGCTTGGAGAACAGCAGCATCTCGGGCGCCATCGAGTGCTCGGTCTTGCTGTAGTACTTGGCCACTTCGAAGGCGCGGGCGCTTTCATAGGTCGGGTAGTTGTTTTCGGCGGCGTCGATCAGGCCGGTCTTCAGGCCCGTGTAGACCTCGCCCATGGGCATCGGCGTGGCGTTGGCACCCATGGCTTCGAGCATCGACACCCACAGGTCGGACTGCTGCACGCGCACCTTCAGGCCCTTCATGTCGGCAAAGCTGCGCACCGGCTTCTTGGCCGTGAACATCGAGCGCGCGCCGCTGTCGTAGTAGGCGAGGCCGACGAAGCCCTGCTTCTCGCACGACTTCAGGATCTCCTCGCCGATCGGGCCGTCGAGCACCTTGTGCAGGTGGTCGACCGAGCGGAACAGGAAGGGCATGGTGGGCACCTGCGTCTCGGCGCAGATGTTGTTCATCGGGGCGATGTTCACGCGCACCATCTGCAGCGCGCCGATCTTGGTCTGCTCGATGGTGTCCTTTTCGCTGCCGAGCGAGCTGTTGTTGAACACCTTGATGCTGTGCTTGCCGCCCGAGAGCGCCTTGAGCCGCTCGCTCATGAACTTGACCGCGGTCACGGTCGGGTAGTCGTCGGGATGAATGTCGGCCGAGCGGAACTCGGTGGCGCTGGCAGCCAGTGTGGTGAGCGCGGCTGCGGCGCCCACGGCAAGTGCGATCAGGGTCTTGTGGAGTTTCATTGTCTCGTCCTCTGCTTGGTGGTTGTCGTAAAAAGGAAAGAAGAAAAAAGTCAGCCGCCGAACGCCGGCTCGGGAACGCCCGCCACGCCGGGGCGCAGCGCGAACACGCCGCCGGCCAGGGGCTGGTCCGACAGGTCGATGCCGCCGGGCCGGATCGAGGTGACGAAGAGCGTGTCGAGCGCCGGGCCTCCGAAGGCGCACATCGCGGGCTTCTTCACCGGCACCTCGAGCGAGCGGTCGAGCCTGCCATCGGGCGTGAAGCGGTGCACCAGGCCGGCGTCGTTGCCGCAGATCCAGTAGCAGCCGCCGGCGTCGATTGCCGCGCCGTCGGGGCGGCCGGGCAGCGGCTTCATGTCGGCGAACAGGCGGCGGTTGTGCGGCGTGCCGGCGTCGGTGTCGTAGTCGAAGGCCCAGATGGCCTGCACCGCGGGATGCGAATCCGAGAGGTACATCGTGCGGCCGTCGGGGCTGAAGGCAAGCCCGTTGGGCACGATGAAATCGTCCAGGCGCATGGCGGCTGCGGCGCTGCCCCTGGCGTAGCTGTAGAGCCGGCCGACGCGCGCGCCGGCGGTCATGTCCTGCAGCATCGT from Variovorax sp. V93 includes the following:
- the asd gene encoding archaetidylserine decarboxylase (Phosphatidylserine decarboxylase is synthesized as a single chain precursor. Generation of the pyruvoyl active site from a Ser is coupled to cleavage of a Gly-Ser bond between the larger (beta) and smaller (alpha chains). It is an integral membrane protein.) — translated: MSDRSAVLPQYLFPKQALTNFAGWVAGKERGAVTTWIIRRFVAKYGVDMDEALESDINHYKSFNQFFTRALKPGVRPLAQADLVCPVDGAISQFGAIEGDQIFQAKGHNYSTTALVGGDAVLAARFAHGSFATLYLSPKDYHRIHMPCEGRLVRMIHVPGDLFSVNPVTARGVPGLFARNERVVCVFESAHGPFVLVLVGATIVGSMATVWHGVVNPPRGGELREWHYADQQIVLGQGEEMGRFLLGSTVVMLFPPPPLAFNPDWAPTRPVRLGEAMANFANL
- a CDS encoding tripartite tricarboxylate transporter substrate binding protein; this encodes MQRRTLIRTALASSLAAGLPAFAQGPGNWPTGKAITYLVPFPAGGTTDVLARLIGQKLGPVLGTSVIIDNKGGAGGSVGSEIGSRAAPDGFTMVGGTISSHAINVSLYPKLGYDPQKSFAPVTLIGTNPLVLVVNQASPYKTLKDVLEASKTKSGGLSSASAGTGTSQHLSLELLAFKSGVKFTHIPYKGSGPAIQDVIGGQVDMMFDTTVVAGPHIQSGKLRAIAVTSAKRLASMPDVPTVAESGIAGLQDFEVLSWQAIFVPAGTPAPIVERLHTEIRKILATPEMQEKLKGFGMEPADLGTAKIAAFQKAEVEKWAQVIKAAGIKAD
- a CDS encoding beta-propeller fold lactonase family protein, encoding MNRRTPILRALQGAAALLSVAAMGHAWAATWVYVSNADSQEISVLELDRAEGVLKPVQTLNVGGTVMPMAVSHDKRVLYAALRSQPFRVVSMSIDAATGKLQKLGEAPLADSMANIDLDASGKWLFAASYQGGKISVNAIGKDGAVGPIQQLVQTGPNAHAVHADAGNRFVLATSLGGDHVSSWRFDADKGLLSANDPPLTMGTAKSGPRHFVWDKAQRHVYLLNELDASLQVYAWDAARGTLKLEQSTTTLPPGFTGKPWAADLHLSPDGRFLYASERTSSTLSAFRVDAASGQLQPLGQTPTEKGPRGFAIDSSGRYLIAAGQESHGVSLYPIDSATGALGKPSRIAAGKNPNWIEIVDAP
- a CDS encoding Bug family tripartite tricarboxylate transporter substrate binding protein, whose protein sequence is MKRSRFLGGLATLSAACALSLGFAAPAAAQAGDFPNRTIELLVPYQPGGGTDGLARAFSEASRKHISQSIVIVNRPGAGGAIGWTEVINAKPDGYKLAVLTVELLTLPHLGLAKFNYDDFQPIAQLNADPAAITVKADAPWNTIEEFLAAARKSPEGVRVGNSGNGSIWHLAAAALEDKTGTRFGHIPFQGAAPAVLALLGGHIEAVAVSPAEVTTHVQSGKLKVLMVMADKRVKGFDKVPTAKERGIDLSIGTWRGLGAPKNTPPEVMAKLREITARTAAEPLMHEVMDRQNLGYVYTDGAVFKETLAKDNAYFKALIAKLNIKP
- a CDS encoding SDR family NAD(P)-dependent oxidoreductase → MEDLKGKTALVTGASTGIGAAVAIAFAARGMRVAVHYNSSADAANQVVETIRKAGGDAFALQADVRDTAAIRECVKQAAARFGRIDVLVNNAGSLVKRVPIAEFDDALFDEVMHINARSVLAFAREVVPLMRTQGGGNIINVTSVAARTGGGPGAYLYAGSKGFVSTATHGLARELVGDSIRVNAVAPGVIQTPFQDRFSTPAMLESFRTAIPMGRIGTPDECVGAFLYLASEQLSGYVTGQVIEVNGGQYMP
- the garD gene encoding galactarate dehydratase, translating into MTDPNTRAPLFIRMHAADNVAIVANDGGLPAGTVLASGLVLVDKVPQAHKVALEDIPEGGVVRRYNVPIGYALKPIPAGSWVHERLLQMPAARELEGLPIATVRPPAQPPLEGYTFEGYRNLDGSVGTRNILAITQTVQCVAGVVDFAVQRIKAELLPKYPHVDDVVGLSHSYGCGVAIDAPDAVIPIRTLRNISLNPNFGGEVMVISLGCEKLQPERLLPPGSIALVDERNVADVGETANAKLDVVCLQDDAHVGFMSMIDSIMRQAEEHLERLNARRRETVPASELVVGVQCGGSDAFSGVTANPAVGFCTDLLVRAGATVMFSEVTEVRDGIDQLTSRATTPEVAEAMIREMAWYDAYLDRGRVDRSANTTPGNKKGGLSNIVEKAMGSIVKSGSAPISGVVSPGEKARQKGLLYAATPASDFICGTLQLAAGMNLHVFTTGRGTPYGLAEVPVIKVATRSDLARRWHDLMDVNAGRIADGDATIEDIGWELFRLMLDVASGRRKTWAEQWKLHNALVLFNPAPVT
- a CDS encoding TRAP transporter large permease; its protein translation is MTIPLLILCLSFTLFLLLGVPVAFSIGLSALSTLLYEGLPLEVGFQQMTSGMGIFSFLAIPFFIFAGELMLYGGIADRIVNFARNLVGHVRGGLGMSNVVACTLFGGVSGSPVADVSAMGAVMIPMMKKEGYHADYAVNVTTHAALVGALMPTSHNLIIYSLAAGGKVSIAALILAALLPAAVLTLSNLAAAYLVAVKRGYPAGSFPGWAIVARSFAAALPGLFIVVLILGGILSGIFTATESAAVAVLYALALTIFVYRTLKWEHFVKAASKAVRTTGVILLLIGISSTFGYLISLYGVAELTGQMLSQITSTPWVIFLLINIILFVLGTFLDMAATILLCTPIFLPIAQHYGMSSVQFGIVMLINCALGLNTPPVGTTQFVGCAIGGVSVGTVMKTIWPFYGALIFALAVVTFVPAFSTWLPSMFMVVK
- a CDS encoding TRAP transporter small permease; its protein translation is MYTKLCRTLARACMWLGILGLVAVICAVSWQVFGRYVLNNTPTWAESLALLLVLYVTMFGVAVGVRDAGHIGLESFLVLAPDWLRLKMEYLIHALILLFGLAMAWNCASLAESVWDYRLPTLWISEGWKYVPASAAGVLIVMFSIEHIIALAQGREVEPAWG
- a CDS encoding TRAP transporter substrate-binding protein gives rise to the protein MKLHKTLIALAVGAAAALTTLAASATEFRSADIHPDDYPTVTAVKFMSERLKALSGGKHSIKVFNNSSLGSEKDTIEQTKIGALQMVRVNIAPMNNICAETQVPTMPFLFRSVDHLHKVLDGPIGEEILKSCEKQGFVGLAYYDSGARSMFTAKKPVRSFADMKGLKVRVQQSDLWVSMLEAMGANATPMPMGEVYTGLKTGLIDAAENNYPTYESARAFEVAKYYSKTEHSMAPEMLLFSKRVWDKLSAEEQGWIRQAAKESVPYMRKQWEEREIKSLATVKAGGAEIIEVDKAPFQAAMKPVYDKFITDAKLKDLVKRVQDTK
- a CDS encoding SMP-30/gluconolactonase/LRE family protein, encoding MQAELVLDARNGTGESPVWHAAEQALYWVDIPARALNRWHASEGHARWHADEMIACIAPRADAPGAWIAGMESGLFSLAPQAGGTLAATALAPVAHAMPAMRFNDGRCDRQGRFWAGTMLQDMTAGARVGRLYSYARGSAAAAMRLDDFIVPNGLAFSPDGRTMYLSDSHPAVQAIWAFDYDTDAGTPHNRRLFADMKPLPGRPDGAAIDAGGCYWICGNDAGLVHRFTPDGRLDRSLEVPVKKPAMCAFGGPALDTLFVTSIRPGGIDLSDQPLAGGVFALRPGVAGVPEPAFGG